The genomic interval CGTCGGGCTTCCATGGGTTGGCGTTGCTGTTCAGTGGCGTGCCCCAGGGCGCCAGCACGTAGGCGCTGTAGCCGGCGGCAACCACGCAGGCGTCGGTACGCGAGCCGGGGATGGACTGGAAGCCCAGTGCCAGTTTCGGCACCTCTGGCTCGGTGACAGGCGGCTCGGTCACCGGTGGTTCGGTGACCGGATCATCGTGATCGGAACCACCACCGTCGAAGCAGCCTGTCAGGCCGGTACCGGCGATCATGGCGATGGCGGCGCCCAGGCTGCCGCGCATCACGCTGCGGCGGCTCAGGTAGGCGTCCATGACATTGGCCATCGGCATGTTGCCGCTGTGGTTCCGGTCCAGGTTGTCGCCGGTATCTCGACTCATCAGGGTGTCCTTGTAGTGGCTGAGTTAGAGGAACCCGCGACTTTAGGGGGGAAATATGATGATTGATTGGCAGAAATGTTAAGGGGCTTTTAAAACGGCGCGCTCTTAGAAATTACACTGACAGATCAATTTGGAATTGCTGTCGGATTTCTGCCATCAAACTGTAATGCCAACGCCGCAACATCCGGGGCCCTGAATGGTGCGAAAAAGGATGGCGGGTGCGATGGCGAGCAGTGTGCACAGGCGCGAAGTGATCGGCTGGATGGGTGTCGGGGCATTGGCACCGCTGCTCGGCGCCTGTTCCGCCTTCCCTGGGCAGCAGGGCGGCAACGCCCGGCTCGACCTGCTGTACGTGGCCGATACCCTCGATGCCCGCCAACCCGGCCAGGCCGTGGTGCCAGCCACCCGCCTGGGGCCGGTCAGCCACCTGGGCCGCGCGCCGTGGATGACCGGTAGCAGCGCCAGCCTGGCCTACCCGCAGCTGGCGCCGCTGCTCGATGCCAGCCAGGCAACATCAGCCCAGCTCGGCGGCTATGCGGTGCTGGCGGCCCTGCTGGAGCAACTGCGCGGCGAGGCCGGCGCAGGCAACAGCCTGACCCTGGAGAATGGCCAGGGCTGGAACGGCAGTGGGCTGGCCTACCTGACCCAGGGCGAGAGCGGGGTGCAGGGCAGCCAACTGCTGGGTATCGAAGCGCGGGTCAGCAGTGACGAGCGTGTGCTGTGGCCGCAACGCAGCACAGGGCTGTATCGCCAGGCGGGTGCAGTTAGCCTCGGCGCCGGCCTGGCGGACGGGCAACGCCAGGCCCTGGGCCTGGAAGCCTTGCACGTCTTCGAGCGCGGCGGCGCCCGGGTTGCCGTGGTCGGCGTGACCGACCCCTACGCCCAAGACCAGAAAGCCTCTCTCAAACAGTGGTACCAGTCACTTCAGCCGGTCTTCGAGCAGGCCCGGCGCGAGGCCGACCTGGTGGTGGCCATGGCCGATGTCGGCACCGGCCCCGGCCTTTGGCTGGCCGAGCGTGTGCCCCACATCGATGTGCTGTTGTGCGCCCGTGGCCAGGACCTGTGGCCGGCGCCCGTCGAGGTAACCCAAGCCAGTGGTCGCCGGGTACCGGTGCTGTTCGCCGGTTGCCGGGGCAGCGGTGCGTTCCGCCTGCGCTGCCAGCGTGTGGCCGGGCAGTGGCACTTCGACGGGCGTTTTTTCCCGGCCTTTGAACAACAACTGGCGCCTGCCGCGCAGCTGCGCGTCGCGCCATTGCAGGCAGAGCTGCGCCAGCAACGTGCCGGCCATGCGGCGTGGCTCGACCAACCGCTGGCCCGTGCGCCTCAGGCCTTGTGGCGCCGCGATACCCGTGGCGGTAGCTGGGACCGCCTGCTGCATCAAGCCTTGGCCGATGACAGCAGCATGCCCGTGCTGTTGCCGGGCCTGCGTTACGACTACCCGCTGCCCGCAGGTGCATCGATCACACGCGAACACCTGATCAGCCTCACCGGTGGCTACCCGGCGCCGGTGGTCGAAGCGCCGGCCCGGCAAGTGGAGCAAGTGCTGGAGAACGCGGCAGAGCAGTTGTTCGGTGACCCGCTGTTGCTGGACAACAGCCAGGATCTGCCCCGCTGGCAGAGCCAGGCTTGGCGCGTCAGCTACAGCCCGCAAGGCAAGCGCGTCACTGGGCTGGAGCCAGTGCAGGGCCTGTGCCGCACCTTCGGCCTGCAGTTTGAAAGCCAGGCTGGCGAACCCCTGTGGCAACGGGTCGAAGCCTGGCTCGCCCGGCAGCGTGGCGACTGGCAGCTGGCACCGCTGCAACTGCCCGAAGTGCGTTACGTGCAGGGGCATCCGGGCTGGCACCCACGGCAGTTGGCCTCGTGACGCTGGCCTCGCGCGTTTTCACCGGCGTTGGCCTGACCCTGGCCGGTTGGCTAGCCGCCCAGTGCGTGCTGCAACTGAGCCGCCAGCCGCAACCGGCCATCGCGCCGACGGCCGCCGCCAACCCGCTGCCCGGGCTGATGGTCGGGCACTGGCAAGCGCCCATCGACGATGGCGCCATCGCCATTACCCGCCTGCCATTGCACTACCTCGGCGGCCTCAGGGCGCAGCCGCTGTCTTCCAGCGTAGTGGTGCTGCGCTACGGCCAGCAGGTGCGCACCCTGGCCCGCGGTCAGCGCCTGGCGCCGGGGATCGTGCTGCAGGACATCGACACCGATGGCCTGATTTTCAACAACCAGGGGCGGCGTGAACGCTTGCCCTGGCCGCCACGCCCCGCCGTGACCGGCTTCAAGCGGCAAGGATGAACGATGCCTGTTAGATACTGCGTGGCCGCCGTGTTGAGCCTGGCCCTGGCCACAGGCCTGCCTGAGGCCCGCGCCGAAGAGCCAGTGTTCGATGAAAATGGTACGCCGATGTACGAGGTGAACTTCGTCGACACCGAACTGGGCGAGTTCATCGACAGCGTGTCGCGCATCACCGGCACCACCTTCATCGTCGACCCCCGGGTCAAGGGCAAGGTCACCGTGCGCACCGTTGACCTGCACGACGCCGATGCCATCTACGACATCTTCCTGGCGCAGTTGCGCGCCCAGGGCTACGCCACCGTCGACCTGCCCAACGGCAGCGTGAAGATTGTCCCCGACCAGGCCGCGCGCCTGGAGCCGGTGCCGGTGGAGGCGGTTGGGCAGCAGGGCGAGGGCAGTGACAGCGTGGCAACTCGGGTATTCAATGTGCGCAACGCCGCCAGCGAGCAGGTGCTGGGTATCCTCAAACCGCTGATCGACCCACGGGTGGGGGTGATCACCCCGTACCCGGCGGCGCACCAGCTGGTGGTAACCGACTGGCGCAGCAACCTGGACCGTATCGCCAGCTTGCTGCGCCAGCTTGACCGCCCTCAGGAAGCACCCGGCAGCGGCAGTACTCAAGTCATCTACCTGCGCCACGCCAACGCAGGTGAAGTGGTCAAGGTGCTGCGCGGGCTTGGTCAGGAAGGCATGGCGCCGGCTGAAGGCACGGGCGAAGGCGAGGGAAAGGACAGGCCGGTGATGGCCGCTGCCGGTGCCCCGGGCATCCGTCTGGAGTACGAAGAAGGCGCCAACGCCGTGGTCATGGTCGGCCCCGACAGCGAGCTGGCCGCCTACCGCACCATCGTCGAACAGCTGGACATCCGCCGCGCCCAGGTCGTAGTGGAGGCCATCATCGCCGAGGTGTCCGATAGCAGCGCCCAGGAGTTGGGCGTGCAATGGCTGTTTGCCGACGAAAAATTCGGGGCCGGCATCGTCAATTTCGGCAGCAATGGGGTAAACATCGCCAACATTGCCGGGGCTGCTGCCGGCGGTGACAACCAGGCCCTTGGCGACCTGTTGTCCGCGACTACCGGCGCCACGGCGGGCATCGGCCATTTCGGCGGCGGGTTCAACTTTGCCATGCTGGTCAATGCGCTGAAGGGCAAGAGCGGCTTCAACCTGCTGTCCACGCCTACCCTGTTGACCCTGGACAATGCCGAAGCATCGATCCTGGTCGGCCAGGAAGTGCCGTTCGTTACCGGCTCGGTGACGCAAAACAACGCCAACCCCTACCAGACCATCGAGCGCAAAGAAGTCGGGGTGAAGCTGCGCATCAAGCCGCAGATCAACATCGACAACAGCGTGCGCCTGGACATTGTCCAGGAAGTGTCGTCGATCGCCGAGTCCAGCGCGGCCAGTGACGTGATCACCAACAAGCGCGAGATCAAGACCAAAGTCATGGTGGAAGACAATGGCCTGGTCATTCTCGGCGGCCTGATCAGCGACGAGTTGAGCACCAGCAACCAGCGCGTGCCGCTGCTCGGTGACATCCCTTACCTGGGCCGGCTGTTCCGCTCCGATGCCAGCAAAAACACCAAGCAGAACCTGATGGTGTTCATCCGCCCGCGCATTCTGCGGGACGGGCCGAGCCTGGCCGGGCTCAGCGAAGAAAAATACCGCACCTTGCAGCAGACCACGCCATTGCAACTGCCGGACCTTGCCGAGGGTACGCCGCTGTTGCAGGTATTCCCCTCCAGCCGCGCGCGCCTCGAAGGCGGTGCCTGGTGATGCTGCCCTATCGCCAGGCGCGGCAGAGCGGGGTGGCCATGACCACCACGGAACAGGGCTGGCAGCTGTGGCTGCGGCCCGACGCCGACAGTGCCCAGGTGCAGGAGCTGCTGCGGGTGCATGGCCAGCCGTGCAGGCTCGAATACCTGGAACCTGCCGTGTTCGATGAGCGCCTCGGCCAGCTGTACCAGGCTGGCGATGGCGCCACTGAAGCGTTGATCGAAGGCATTGGCGACCAGGTCGACCTGGACAGCCTGATGAGCGAGATGCCGCAGATCGAAGACCTGCTGGAAAGCGATGACGAAGCCCCGGTAATCCGCCTGATCAATGGTCTGTTCGGCCAGGCCCTGCGCCTGCGTGCCTCGGATATCCATATCGAAACCTTCGAGCAAAGCCTGGTGGTGCGCCTGCGGGTCGATGGCCACCTGCGCGAAGTGTTGCGCCCGCCACGTGCGCTGTCGGCCATGCTGGTGTCGCGGATCAAAGTCATGGCACGCCTGGATATCGCCGAGAAGCGCCAGCCCCAGGACGGCCGTATTACCCTGCGCGCGGCAGGGCGTGAGGTGGATGTGCGGGTTTCGACCCTGCCCGGCATTCATGGCGAGCGCGTGGTCATGCGTGTGCTCGACAAGCAGGCCAGCTTGCTGGCGCTGGGCAACCTGGGTATGCCGCCCTCGGTATTGCAAGGCCTGCGCAGCTGCCTGGCCCGCCCCAATGGCATCGTGCTGTCCACCGGCCCGACCGGTTCAGGCAAGACCACCACCCTGTACGCCAGCCTCAACAGCCTCAACGATGGCAGCCGCAACATCCTCACTGTCGAGGACCCGGTGGAATACGCCATCGCCGGCATCGGCCAGACCGCTATCAACCCGCGTGCGGGGCTGACCTTTGCCAGTGGCCTGCGTGCGATTCTGCGCCAGGACCCGGACGTGATCATGCTCGGCGAAATCCGTGACCAGGAAACCGCGCAGATCGCCGTGCAGGCCAGCCTGACCGGCCACCTGGTGCTGTCCACCCTGCACACCAACAGTGCCGTGGGCGCGGTGACCCGCCTGCGCGACATGGGCATCGAACCGTTCCTGATTGCCTCGTGCCTGCGTGGGGTGCTGGCCCAGCGCCTGGTGCGGCGCCTGTGCAGTTGCGCCGTAGCGCAGCCGCTGCAACATGCCGAGCGTGGCCTGTGGCCGGAACTGGCGGCGCTGGGTAGCAGCTACCACGCGGTGGGCTGCGAGCTGTGCCAGGGCAGCGGCTATGTCGGGCGCGTGGGCCTGTACGAATTCATCGAGCTGGATGCCGGGCTGATCGGCTTGCTGTATGACGGCGCCAGTGAACTGGCCATGCAGGATTACCTGGCCGAACGCCGGCAGAGCCTGGTCGCGATGGCCAGCGACTGCCTGGCCCGTGGCGAGACCAGCCTGGCCGAAGTGCTGCGCGTGGTGCAGGGCTAACCCATGCCGACCTATCGCTACCTGGCCGTGGACCTCACCGGCAAGACCCGCAAGGCCAGCCTGCAGGCTGACAGCGAACGCCATGCGCGCCAGTTGCTGCGCGAGCAGGGCCTGTTTGCCCGCCAGTTGCAGCGCCAGGACATCAGCAACCGGCAACCCCGGCGCCAGCGTCTGAGCCAGCCCCAACTGTGTGAGCTAACCCGTCAATTGGCGACGCTGACCGGTGCCGGCATCCCCTTGGTCGATGCCTTGGCCACCCTTGAACGCCAACTGCGCCAGCCGGCCCTGCACAGTGTGCTGGTGGCCCTGCGCGGCGCTCTCGCCGAAGGCCTGGGCCTGGCCCGCAGCCTGGCCCGCCAGGGGGCGCCGTTCACTGGCTTGTACTGCGCGTTGGTCGAGGCCGGCGAACGCTCCGGACGCCTGGCACAGGTGCTGACCCGGCTGGCCGACCACCTGGAACAGGTGCAACGGCAACAACACAAGGCGCGTACTGCGCTGATCTACCCCACCGTATTGATGGGCGTATCGCTTGCCGTGGTCATCGGCCTGATGACCTTTGTCGTGCCCAAGCTCACCGAACAGTTTGCCCACGCCGGGCAAAGCCTGCCGCTGATTACCGCGTTGCTGATCGGCCTGAGCCAGGGGCTGGTGCACGCCGGGCCCTGGTTGCTGGGGTTGGCGCTATTGACGGGTGGGCTTGGCACCTGGCTGCTGCGCAAGCCGCACTGGTGCCTGCGCCGTGACCAGTTGCTGCTGCGCTTGCCGCGTATCGGCAGCCTGTTGCAGGTGCTGGAAAGCGCACGCCTGGCGCGCAGCCTGGCGATTCTCAGCGGCAGTGGCGTGGCCCTGCTCGAAGCCTTGCAAGTGGCCACCGAAACCGTCGGCAACCGGCGCATACGCCTGGCCATGGAGCAGGTGCGCCAGCAAGTGCAGGGCGGCACCAGCCTGCACCGTGCCCTGGATGCCAGCCAGCAATTCCCGCCGCTGCTGGTGAACATGGTCGGCAGCGGCGAGGCCAGCGGCACCCTGGCCGACATGCTCGAGCGTGTGGCCGACGACCAGGAGCGTGGCTTTGCGCGCCAGGTGGATACCGCCATGGCACTGTTCGAACCCCTGATGATCCTGGTGATGGGCGCCGTGGTGCTGTTCATCGTGCTGGCGGTGCTGCTGCCGATCATGCAACTCAACCAGGGCCTGCAACTGTGAATACAAGGAGCACTGCCATGCAGCATCGACGTAACCGCCAGCGCGGTTTCACCCTCATGGAAATCATGGTGGTGATCTTCATCATCGGCCTGCTGATCGCCGTGGTTGCACCCAGCGTGCTGGGCAACCAGGACAAAGCCATGAAGCAGAAGGTAATGGCCGACCTGGCCACCCTGGAGCAGGCGCTGGACATGTACCGGCTGGACAACCTGCGCTTCCCCAGCAGCGAGCAGGGCCTGGCCGCACTGGTGAAAAAACCTAGCCAGGAACCGCTGCCGCGGGCCTGGCGCAGCGACGGCTATGTGCGACGCCTGCCGCAAGACCCGTGGGGCACCCCGTACCAGTACCGCATGCCCGGTGAACATGGCCGGGTTGATGTGTACTCGCTGGGTGCCGATGGCCAGCCAGGCGGCGAAGGCCAGGATGCCGACCTGGGTAACTGGGCGCTGTAAGGGTGCGCCGTCAGCGGGGCTTCAGCCTGATCGAATTGCTGGTGGTGCTGGCCATCGCCGGGCTGATGACAGGCCTGGCAGTGGTCGGCCTCGGCGGTGGCCAGGCCCGTGTCGATCAGGCCCTGCAACGCCTGGCCAGCGAAACTCGCGCCCAGGCCGCGCTGGCCCGGCATGCCGGGCAACTGCGGGGCCTGCGCTGGAATGGCCGACGCCCGGAGTTCGTGCGGCGTGAGGGGAATGCCTGGGTGGTCGAAGCGGTCGGGCTTGGCGACTGGCCCAAGGGCCTGCACCCGGACTGGCCCGCCAGCCCGCAGCCCCACTTGGTGTTTACCCCGCATGGCTGGGCACAGCCGGGCAGCGTGCGCTGGCGCTGGGCCGATGGCAGCCAGCAATGGGCCTGGAGCCGCGATGGCCGTTTACAGGTCGTGGTTGCACCATGAAGCGACGCCAGCGTGGCTTCACCTTGCTGGAGGTCACTGTGGCCTTGGCGATCGCCGCTGTGCTGGCGGTGATCACCAGCCAGGTCCTGCGTCAGCGCCTGGCCGTGCAGCACAACCTGCAACAACACCGCCTTGGCCTGTTGTGTGCCCGCGAACTGCAAACACGCTTCGCCGTCGAGCAATTCTGGCCTGCCGCCAACCCGGTGAGGGGTGAACTGAGCCAGGGTGGCCAGCCGTGTCATTGGCAACTGCAACTGCGCCGCACTGGTGTGCGCGACCTGCGCCGTGGCGAGCTGCAACTGTTCGCCGACCGCGACCAGCGCGTGCCACTGGGCCAGTACACCGTGTTTCTGGAGCGCCCATGACAAGCTCGCCACCACTGCTCCTACAAAGGTTCTGTGCAGGCATTGAACCCGAGCATCAATACATGAAGCGCCGCCAGGCAGGCCTTACCCTGATCGAACTGATGGTCGCCCTGGCCCTGACCGTCCTGCTCGGCATCATGCTCGCTGCGTTGGTCAATGGCTGGCTGAAAGTGCGCGAGCGCCTGCAGGTGACCACCCAGGAAACCTCGGTGCTGGACTTTTGCCTGGCCCTTGAGCGGCGTTTCGACAGCCCGGTGCTGCGCCGCGTCTACGACCAGCGTCTGCCGCTGGCCAGCCGCTGGCTGGACTGGCAACCGGCAAGCAACCAGTTGCAGTGGGTTGCCATCACCGGCCTGCCGCAAGCCGAAGGCGGCTCGCGCCTGCAACGCCAGCGCTTGCGCTTCGAGCCCCGTGAGCAGCGCCTGCTGCTGGAAAGCTCGGCCGACCTGTACGCCGCCGCCGCACCGCACTGGGTACAGCGTGAGCGGCTCGACCGGGTCGGTGCCATGAATATCCTTTATTACCAGGGCGGCCGTTGGCTGGCCTGGCCTTCTGACCAGCCTGCGCACCCCGGCCGTGGCGTGCGCCTGGAACTGCAGCGTGATGGAGCACCTTATGTCTGCACCTTCGCCCTCCCGTGGGGGCGCTCATGAAATTTGAATGGCGACAGCGCAGATTTGCTCAGCCCTGGTTGCTGCTGCGCCCGGGTGATGTCTGGCACTGGGCGCTGGCGGACGGTGGCACCGTGCAAAGCCAGGGGCAGGGTGAGCCACCGGCGAACCTGCAAGCCCGGGTTGCCCTGATTCTGCCTGCCGAGGCCTGCAGCCTCTTCCACGTGCCCGCCCCA from Pseudomonas fortuita carries:
- a CDS encoding pilus assembly protein PilZ, which produces MTLASRVFTGVGLTLAGWLAAQCVLQLSRQPQPAIAPTAAANPLPGLMVGHWQAPIDDGAIAITRLPLHYLGGLRAQPLSSSVVVLRYGQQVRTLARGQRLAPGIVLQDIDTDGLIFNNQGRRERLPWPPRPAVTGFKRQG
- the gspG gene encoding type II secretion system major pseudopilin GspG, with the translated sequence MQHRRNRQRGFTLMEIMVVIFIIGLLIAVVAPSVLGNQDKAMKQKVMADLATLEQALDMYRLDNLRFPSSEQGLAALVKKPSQEPLPRAWRSDGYVRRLPQDPWGTPYQYRMPGEHGRVDVYSLGADGQPGGEGQDADLGNWAL
- a CDS encoding GspE/PulE family protein; the protein is MLPYRQARQSGVAMTTTEQGWQLWLRPDADSAQVQELLRVHGQPCRLEYLEPAVFDERLGQLYQAGDGATEALIEGIGDQVDLDSLMSEMPQIEDLLESDDEAPVIRLINGLFGQALRLRASDIHIETFEQSLVVRLRVDGHLREVLRPPRALSAMLVSRIKVMARLDIAEKRQPQDGRITLRAAGREVDVRVSTLPGIHGERVVMRVLDKQASLLALGNLGMPPSVLQGLRSCLARPNGIVLSTGPTGSGKTTTLYASLNSLNDGSRNILTVEDPVEYAIAGIGQTAINPRAGLTFASGLRAILRQDPDVIMLGEIRDQETAQIAVQASLTGHLVLSTLHTNSAVGAVTRLRDMGIEPFLIASCLRGVLAQRLVRRLCSCAVAQPLQHAERGLWPELAALGSSYHAVGCELCQGSGYVGRVGLYEFIELDAGLIGLLYDGASELAMQDYLAERRQSLVAMASDCLARGETSLAEVLRVVQG
- the gspD gene encoding type II secretion system secretin GspD; translated protein: MPVRYCVAAVLSLALATGLPEARAEEPVFDENGTPMYEVNFVDTELGEFIDSVSRITGTTFIVDPRVKGKVTVRTVDLHDADAIYDIFLAQLRAQGYATVDLPNGSVKIVPDQAARLEPVPVEAVGQQGEGSDSVATRVFNVRNAASEQVLGILKPLIDPRVGVITPYPAAHQLVVTDWRSNLDRIASLLRQLDRPQEAPGSGSTQVIYLRHANAGEVVKVLRGLGQEGMAPAEGTGEGEGKDRPVMAAAGAPGIRLEYEEGANAVVMVGPDSELAAYRTIVEQLDIRRAQVVVEAIIAEVSDSSAQELGVQWLFADEKFGAGIVNFGSNGVNIANIAGAAAGGDNQALGDLLSATTGATAGIGHFGGGFNFAMLVNALKGKSGFNLLSTPTLLTLDNAEASILVGQEVPFVTGSVTQNNANPYQTIERKEVGVKLRIKPQINIDNSVRLDIVQEVSSIAESSAASDVITNKREIKTKVMVEDNGLVILGGLISDELSTSNQRVPLLGDIPYLGRLFRSDASKNTKQNLMVFIRPRILRDGPSLAGLSEEKYRTLQQTTPLQLPDLAEGTPLLQVFPSSRARLEGGAW
- a CDS encoding lipoprotein UxpA; the encoded protein is MASSVHRREVIGWMGVGALAPLLGACSAFPGQQGGNARLDLLYVADTLDARQPGQAVVPATRLGPVSHLGRAPWMTGSSASLAYPQLAPLLDASQATSAQLGGYAVLAALLEQLRGEAGAGNSLTLENGQGWNGSGLAYLTQGESGVQGSQLLGIEARVSSDERVLWPQRSTGLYRQAGAVSLGAGLADGQRQALGLEALHVFERGGARVAVVGVTDPYAQDQKASLKQWYQSLQPVFEQARREADLVVAMADVGTGPGLWLAERVPHIDVLLCARGQDLWPAPVEVTQASGRRVPVLFAGCRGSGAFRLRCQRVAGQWHFDGRFFPAFEQQLAPAAQLRVAPLQAELRQQRAGHAAWLDQPLARAPQALWRRDTRGGSWDRLLHQALADDSSMPVLLPGLRYDYPLPAGASITREHLISLTGGYPAPVVEAPARQVEQVLENAAEQLFGDPLLLDNSQDLPRWQSQAWRVSYSPQGKRVTGLEPVQGLCRTFGLQFESQAGEPLWQRVEAWLARQRGDWQLAPLQLPEVRYVQGHPGWHPRQLAS
- a CDS encoding type II secretion system protein — protein: MKRRQAGLTLIELMVALALTVLLGIMLAALVNGWLKVRERLQVTTQETSVLDFCLALERRFDSPVLRRVYDQRLPLASRWLDWQPASNQLQWVAITGLPQAEGGSRLQRQRLRFEPREQRLLLESSADLYAAAAPHWVQRERLDRVGAMNILYYQGGRWLAWPSDQPAHPGRGVRLELQRDGAPYVCTFALPWGRS
- the gspF gene encoding type II secretion system inner membrane protein GspF, coding for MPTYRYLAVDLTGKTRKASLQADSERHARQLLREQGLFARQLQRQDISNRQPRRQRLSQPQLCELTRQLATLTGAGIPLVDALATLERQLRQPALHSVLVALRGALAEGLGLARSLARQGAPFTGLYCALVEAGERSGRLAQVLTRLADHLEQVQRQQHKARTALIYPTVLMGVSLAVVIGLMTFVVPKLTEQFAHAGQSLPLITALLIGLSQGLVHAGPWLLGLALLTGGLGTWLLRKPHWCLRRDQLLLRLPRIGSLLQVLESARLARSLAILSGSGVALLEALQVATETVGNRRIRLAMEQVRQQVQGGTSLHRALDASQQFPPLLVNMVGSGEASGTLADMLERVADDQERGFARQVDTAMALFEPLMILVMGAVVLFIVLAVLLPIMQLNQGLQL
- the gspH gene encoding type II secretion system minor pseudopilin GspH, whose translation is MRRQRGFSLIELLVVLAIAGLMTGLAVVGLGGGQARVDQALQRLASETRAQAALARHAGQLRGLRWNGRRPEFVRREGNAWVVEAVGLGDWPKGLHPDWPASPQPHLVFTPHGWAQPGSVRWRWADGSQQWAWSRDGRLQVVVAP
- a CDS encoding type II secretion system protein GspI, producing the protein MKRRQRGFTLLEVTVALAIAAVLAVITSQVLRQRLAVQHNLQQHRLGLLCARELQTRFAVEQFWPAANPVRGELSQGGQPCHWQLQLRRTGVRDLRRGELQLFADRDQRVPLGQYTVFLERP